Proteins encoded in a region of the Gallalistipes aquisgranensis genome:
- a CDS encoding glycosyltransferase family 4 protein, with translation MRLLIITPEIHRLGGVANHYLGLSAHWTVPVSYLFYGKRSDKTPTWLTLLLYPYDYLRFIGMLITGKGDVVVINPSLRKAQVIRDGLFLLTARAFRRPVVTFIHGFGTDYAARLARKGGLFRWCYNKSAFIYTLYSGFREQLQKTGITCPILLTTTKVSDELLEGAVIPVRSDIKNILFAARIIREKGIFITLQAFETLKQRHPQLHLTVCGDGPALEEAKRFADGHRIGDISFMGNIHGDSLRDAYLNADLYILPTHQEGMATTVLEAMAFGLPVISRPVGGVKDFWQDGDMGYLLESLDSQDYAARIERLICDPRLVQHISSFNRQYARQHFLASEVAEKFEEDVRKHITI, from the coding sequence ATGAGACTGTTGATCATCACACCCGAAATACACCGCCTGGGAGGCGTGGCGAACCACTATCTCGGCTTGTCCGCCCACTGGACGGTGCCGGTATCGTACCTGTTCTACGGCAAGCGGTCCGACAAGACCCCGACCTGGCTGACCCTGCTGCTGTACCCGTACGATTACCTCCGGTTCATAGGGATGTTGATTACCGGAAAAGGGGATGTCGTGGTTATCAATCCGTCCTTACGGAAAGCCCAGGTGATCCGGGACGGCCTGTTCCTGCTTACAGCGAGAGCATTCCGCCGGCCGGTCGTAACCTTCATCCACGGTTTCGGAACGGACTATGCCGCCCGGCTCGCCCGAAAGGGAGGACTGTTCCGGTGGTGTTACAACAAATCCGCGTTCATCTACACATTGTACAGCGGATTCCGGGAGCAATTGCAGAAAACAGGCATTACCTGTCCCATATTGCTGACCACGACAAAAGTCTCGGACGAATTATTGGAGGGAGCGGTCATCCCCGTCCGAAGCGACATAAAGAACATACTGTTCGCGGCGCGCATCATCAGGGAAAAAGGAATCTTCATCACCCTTCAGGCATTCGAAACGTTGAAACAGAGGCACCCGCAACTGCACCTGACCGTATGCGGAGACGGCCCGGCCCTGGAAGAGGCGAAGAGATTCGCGGACGGACACCGAATCGGAGACATTTCCTTTATGGGCAATATCCACGGCGACTCCCTGCGCGACGCATACCTGAATGCAGACCTGTACATCCTGCCGACCCACCAGGAGGGCATGGCCACCACGGTACTCGAAGCGATGGCGTTCGGCCTGCCGGTCATATCGAGACCTGTCGGAGGCGTAAAGGATTTCTGGCAGGACGGAGACATGGGATACCTTCTGGAATCACTCGACAGCCAGGATTACGCAGCCCGAATCGAACGGCTCATCTGCGACCCCCGGCTCGTACAGCACATTTCGTCATTTAACCGGCAATACGCCCGGCAACATTTTCTCGCCTCCGAGGTGGCGGAAAAATTCGAAGAAGACGTCAGAAAACACATAACAATATGA
- a CDS encoding acyltransferase encodes MRKLRESIRLIAIRLRHAYFTGLLGMDIATSARISFGTRQDKTNPKGIHIGEESYTASGAIIFTHDFCRGIHRDTRIGKRCFIGANAIIMCGVRIGDNVVVGSGAIVTKDVPSGCIVAGNPAKIIKEGIRTTKFGQIV; translated from the coding sequence ATGCGCAAACTCAGAGAATCCATCCGCCTGATCGCGATCCGGCTCAGGCATGCCTATTTTACCGGATTGCTGGGAATGGACATCGCAACATCCGCCCGGATTTCCTTCGGCACCCGCCAGGACAAAACGAATCCGAAAGGGATTCATATCGGAGAGGAAAGCTACACGGCATCGGGTGCGATTATTTTCACCCACGATTTTTGCAGGGGGATTCACAGAGATACCCGCATCGGGAAACGGTGCTTCATCGGGGCCAACGCCATCATCATGTGCGGTGTCCGTATCGGCGACAATGTCGTGGTAGGCAGCGGAGCCATCGTGACGAAAGACGTCCCTTCCGGTTGCATCGTGGCAGGCAATCCGGCGAAAATCATCAAGGAGGGCATACGGACGACGAAGTTCGGGCAAATCGTGTGA
- a CDS encoding WecB/TagA/CpsF family glycosyltransferase: MDKISLNGVEVFPFSSDRQLLSYVDGHKGILVAINAEKILHATDRTRRIINRNIGYCDGIGAVAALHKKGYTDAVRIPGCELWLKIIRRLSGEGKSFYLVGGKQEVIEETIRRLKEDFPGINIAGYRNGYIQTDDEKGTLIEEIKTKKPDAVFVAMGSPKQELLMEEMAESHKAIYQGLGGSFDVYTGRVKRAPRWWREHRLEGLYRSLTSFARMKRLFKAMPFWWNVLTNKY; this comes from the coding sequence ATGGACAAAATTTCATTGAACGGAGTGGAGGTTTTCCCCTTTTCATCCGACAGGCAGCTACTCTCGTACGTGGACGGACACAAGGGTATCCTGGTGGCCATCAATGCGGAAAAGATACTCCACGCGACCGACCGGACCCGCCGCATCATCAACCGGAACATAGGCTACTGCGACGGCATCGGGGCGGTCGCCGCGTTGCACAAGAAGGGATATACGGATGCGGTCCGGATACCCGGCTGTGAATTGTGGCTGAAGATCATCCGCAGGTTATCCGGCGAAGGAAAGTCTTTCTATTTAGTCGGGGGCAAACAGGAGGTGATCGAAGAGACGATAAGGAGACTGAAGGAGGATTTTCCCGGAATCAATATCGCAGGCTACCGCAACGGGTACATCCAGACCGACGATGAAAAAGGGACCCTGATCGAGGAGATAAAAACGAAAAAACCGGATGCGGTTTTCGTGGCGATGGGATCGCCCAAACAGGAGCTGCTGATGGAAGAGATGGCCGAATCGCACAAGGCCATCTACCAGGGGCTCGGCGGCAGTTTCGATGTGTACACGGGCAGAGTGAAGCGTGCGCCCCGATGGTGGAGGGAACACAGGCTGGAAGGGCTTTACCGCTCCTTGACCAGTTTTGCCAGAATGAAGCGGCTGTTCAAAGCCATGCCTTTCTGGTGGAATGTCCTGACGAACAAATATTAA
- the nrdG gene encoding anaerobic ribonucleoside-triphosphate reductase activating protein, which yields MLKFVSYDIVFQEIPDEVTLAVNISGCPNGCPGCHSPYLWRDEGRLLVPEEVEALLEQYGGSVTCLCFMGGDGAPGEVAALARWLREAYPGLRTAWYSGRNRLPEEVDAGLFDYLKLGPYVERCGGLRSRTTNQRLYRIRAERGGVRMEDITARFW from the coding sequence ATGCTTAAATTCGTAAGTTACGATATCGTCTTTCAGGAGATACCGGACGAAGTGACGCTCGCGGTCAATATCTCGGGTTGTCCGAACGGTTGTCCGGGCTGTCACAGTCCTTATCTGTGGCGGGACGAAGGACGGCTCCTGGTTCCGGAGGAGGTGGAGGCACTGCTGGAACAGTACGGCGGATCGGTTACCTGCCTCTGTTTCATGGGGGGCGACGGCGCTCCGGGGGAGGTGGCCGCGCTGGCCCGGTGGCTCCGGGAGGCTTATCCCGGGTTACGTACGGCGTGGTATTCGGGCCGGAACCGGCTGCCGGAGGAAGTCGATGCCGGGTTGTTCGATTATCTGAAACTGGGACCCTATGTGGAACGGTGCGGGGGGCTCCGCAGCCGGACGACCAACCAGCGGCTCTATCGCATACGGGCGGAGCGGGGCGGTGTGCGCATGGAGGACATCACGGCCCGTTTCTGGTGA
- the nrdD gene encoding anaerobic ribonucleoside-triphosphate reductase: MNGSEFTIVKRDGTREPFSMDKITAAIAKAFRSVGKEPSEAVLEKLTSSLYICAGTTVEEIQNQVELALMSHGYYGVAKSFIIYRQQHLEDREVRDKLAFLIDYCEAENPATGSKYDANANVENKNIATLIGELPKSNFIRLNRRLLCDRIKQMYGKATADRYLELLDGHFIYKNDETSMANYCASITMYPWLIGGTASIGGNSTKPTNLKSFCGGFVNMVFIVSSMLSGACATPEFLMYLDYFIRQEYGDDYIADTDRVVDLSLRQRTLDKVITDCFEQIVYSINQPTGARNFQAVFWNIAYYDRFYFESLFGNFFFPDGSRPRWETLDWLQRRFMRWFNAERTKTVLTFPVETMALLSENGDVKDREYGDFTAQMYAEGHSFFTYMSDNADSLSSCCRLRNEIQDNGFSYTLGAGGVSTGSKSVLTINLNRCIQYAVRQGTDYTVFLSEVVDLVHKFQLAYNENLKVLQGKGMLPLFDAGYINMARQYLTVGVNGLVEAAEFLGIPINDNERYRSFVQDVLGIVERYNKQYRTKEVLFNCEMIPAENVGVKHAKWDREDGYAVPRDCYNSYFYVVEDSSLNVLDRFRLHGRHYVEHLTGGSALHMNLDEHLSAPQYRQLLRVAAREGTNYFTFNIPNTVCNDCGHIDKRYLQECPVCHSRNTDYLTRVIGYLKRVSNFSRARQKEAARRHYAHGSEQV, from the coding sequence CGGTGCTCGAAAAACTGACTTCCAGTCTCTACATCTGTGCGGGGACCACCGTGGAGGAGATACAGAACCAGGTGGAGCTGGCCCTGATGAGCCACGGGTATTACGGGGTGGCCAAGTCCTTTATCATCTACCGCCAGCAGCACCTCGAAGACCGGGAGGTGCGCGACAAGCTGGCTTTCCTGATCGACTACTGCGAGGCCGAGAATCCGGCCACGGGCAGCAAGTACGACGCCAACGCCAACGTCGAGAACAAGAACATCGCCACGCTGATCGGCGAACTGCCCAAGTCGAACTTCATCCGCCTGAACCGCCGGCTGCTCTGCGACCGGATCAAGCAGATGTACGGCAAGGCGACGGCCGACCGTTACCTTGAACTGCTCGACGGTCATTTCATCTACAAGAACGACGAGACGAGCATGGCCAACTACTGTGCCAGCATCACCATGTACCCGTGGCTGATCGGCGGCACGGCCTCGATCGGGGGCAACTCCACGAAACCGACCAATCTCAAGTCGTTCTGCGGCGGTTTCGTCAATATGGTCTTCATCGTGAGCAGCATGCTCAGCGGGGCCTGCGCCACGCCGGAGTTCCTGATGTACCTCGACTATTTTATCCGGCAGGAGTACGGCGACGACTACATAGCCGATACTGACCGCGTGGTCGATCTTTCGCTCCGGCAGAGGACGCTGGACAAGGTGATTACCGACTGTTTCGAACAGATCGTCTATTCGATCAACCAGCCTACGGGGGCCCGGAATTTCCAGGCCGTTTTCTGGAACATAGCCTATTACGACCGGTTCTATTTCGAGAGTCTTTTCGGCAACTTCTTCTTCCCGGACGGTTCGCGTCCCCGGTGGGAGACGCTCGACTGGCTGCAGCGCCGGTTCATGCGCTGGTTCAACGCCGAACGGACGAAAACGGTGCTGACCTTCCCCGTGGAGACCATGGCCCTGCTCTCGGAGAACGGGGATGTGAAGGACCGGGAATACGGCGATTTTACGGCGCAGATGTATGCGGAGGGCCACTCCTTCTTCACCTATATGAGCGACAACGCCGATTCGCTCAGCAGCTGCTGCCGCCTGCGCAACGAGATACAGGACAACGGGTTCAGTTACACGCTCGGTGCCGGAGGCGTCTCTACGGGGTCGAAAAGCGTGCTGACGATCAACCTGAACCGCTGTATCCAGTACGCCGTGCGGCAGGGAACGGACTACACCGTTTTCCTCTCGGAGGTGGTCGATCTGGTACACAAATTCCAGTTGGCCTACAACGAGAATCTGAAGGTGCTTCAGGGCAAGGGGATGCTTCCGCTGTTCGATGCCGGGTATATCAATATGGCCCGCCAGTATCTGACCGTCGGGGTGAACGGACTGGTCGAGGCAGCCGAATTTCTCGGGATTCCCATCAACGACAACGAACGCTACCGTTCCTTCGTGCAGGATGTGCTGGGGATTGTGGAGCGCTATAACAAGCAGTACCGCACGAAAGAGGTGCTCTTCAACTGCGAGATGATCCCGGCCGAGAACGTGGGGGTGAAGCATGCCAAGTGGGACCGGGAGGACGGTTATGCGGTGCCGCGCGACTGCTACAACAGCTATTTCTACGTGGTGGAGGACTCCTCGCTCAACGTGCTCGACCGTTTCCGGCTGCACGGCCGCCATTATGTGGAGCACCTGACCGGAGGATCGGCCCTGCACATGAACCTGGACGAGCATCTGAGCGCTCCGCAGTACCGCCAGCTGTTGCGGGTGGCCGCCCGCGAAGGGACGAACTATTTTACCTTCAACATTCCCAATACGGTCTGCAACGACTGTGGACATATCGACAAACGCTATCTGCAGGAGTGCCCCGTGTGTCACAGCCGCAATACGGACTATCTGACGCGCGTGATCGGTTATCTGAAGCGGGTGAGCAATTTCTCCCGGGCGCGCCAGAAGGAGGCGGCCCGCCGTCATTACGCGCACGGTTCGGAACAGGTGTGA